The following are encoded in a window of Pagrus major chromosome 14, Pma_NU_1.0 genomic DNA:
- the LOC141008631 gene encoding uncharacterized protein C11orf98 homolog has product MSPPGGKINRPKTELGKKLFKRRRVLSREKRKRRQVVGAVVDQGLITVHHLKKRKSSPRANITLSGKKKRKLLKQLQHMQQEKAGMEAEEAAAPPKKKQESSSAPTKKKKKRAAGAQGDVEMADIE; this is encoded by the exons GAGCTCGGTAAGAAGCTTTTCAAGCGGCGGCGAGTtctgagcagagagaagaggaagagacgTCAGGTTGTGGGCGCTGTGGTCGACCAGGGTCTCATCACCGTCCATCACCTGAAGAAGAGAAA GTCGAGCCCGCGAGCGAACATCACTCTGtcggggaagaagaagaggaagctgctcaaacagctgcagcacatgCAGCAGGAGAAGGCCGGGATGGAAG CTGAAGAGGCAGCAGCACCACCGAAGAAGAAACAAGAGTCGTCGTCTGCTCCgaccaagaagaagaagaagagagcagcTGGAGCGCAGGGCGATGTCGAGATGGCGGACATCGAATGA